One genomic window of Mucilaginibacter sp. SJ includes the following:
- a CDS encoding DUF4440 domain-containing protein, producing MVDETLLKAIDNAHAIANKAQQDKNFDKYMGTFADDLLYKQINGKTIGKKQLEADVKHYFTRVKSFSSNYQRTEISFQEGEITERLTQHSEVSIRVFIFFTKKWTVERKGIYKWKMINGDWKIFNVEVLNERIF from the coding sequence ATGGTAGATGAAACACTTTTAAAAGCTATCGACAATGCTCATGCAATAGCTAATAAAGCCCAACAAGATAAAAACTTTGATAAATACATGGGCACGTTTGCCGATGATCTTCTATACAAACAAATCAACGGTAAAACCATCGGAAAGAAACAATTGGAAGCCGACGTTAAACACTATTTTACCAGGGTAAAAAGCTTTTCAAGCAATTATCAAAGAACTGAAATTAGTTTTCAGGAAGGGGAAATTACAGAGCGGTTAACGCAGCATAGTGAGGTTTCAATCCGTGTATTCATTTTCTTCACAAAAAAATGGACAGTTGAAAGGAAAGGTATTTATAAGTGGAAAATGATTAACGGCGACTGGAAAATTTTCAATGTTGAGGTTTTAAACGAAAGGATATTTTAA
- the gap gene encoding type I glyceraldehyde-3-phosphate dehydrogenase — protein MKIGINGFGRIGRLAFRAAIERPDIEVVGINDLVEPDYMAYMLKYDSTHGQFKGTIAVEGGHLVVNGKTIRVTAEKDPANLKWNEVGAEVVIESTGLFLTQETAQKHIDAGAKKVVMSAPAKDDTPTFVMGVNHKELKADQNIVSNASCTTNCLAPIAKVLNDKFGIEEGLMTTVHAVTATQKTVDGPSAKDWRGGRGAYQNIIPSSTGAAKAVGLVLPQLKGKLTGMSFRVPVADVSVVDLTVRLKNGASYETIKAAMKEASEGELKGILGYTEDEVVSEDFKGDVRTSIFDAKAGIGLNDNFVKVVSWYDNEWGYSNKLIDLVQEIGKL, from the coding sequence ATGAAAATAGGAATTAACGGTTTCGGCCGTATTGGCCGCCTGGCATTCAGGGCTGCAATTGAAAGACCAGACATTGAAGTTGTTGGTATTAATGACCTTGTTGAGCCAGATTACATGGCTTACATGTTAAAATACGATTCAACCCATGGTCAGTTCAAAGGCACTATCGCTGTTGAAGGTGGTCATTTGGTTGTTAACGGTAAAACCATCCGCGTTACTGCCGAAAAAGACCCTGCTAACCTTAAATGGAATGAAGTAGGTGCTGAGGTAGTTATCGAATCAACCGGTTTGTTCTTAACCCAGGAAACTGCTCAAAAACACATCGACGCCGGTGCTAAAAAAGTAGTAATGAGCGCCCCTGCAAAAGATGATACCCCTACATTTGTAATGGGTGTTAACCACAAAGAATTGAAAGCCGATCAAAACATCGTTTCAAACGCTTCTTGTACTACCAACTGTTTAGCTCCTATCGCTAAAGTATTAAACGATAAATTTGGTATCGAAGAAGGTTTAATGACCACTGTACACGCTGTTACTGCAACTCAAAAAACAGTTGACGGTCCATCTGCAAAAGATTGGAGAGGTGGTCGTGGTGCTTACCAAAACATCATCCCTTCATCAACAGGTGCAGCTAAAGCAGTAGGTTTAGTTTTACCTCAGTTAAAAGGTAAATTAACAGGTATGAGTTTCCGCGTACCGGTTGCCGACGTTTCTGTAGTTGACTTAACTGTACGTTTGAAAAACGGTGCTTCATACGAAACCATCAAAGCTGCTATGAAAGAAGCTTCTGAAGGCGAACTGAAAGGTATCCTTGGTTACACTGAAGATGAAGTTGTATCTGAAGACTTTAAAGGCGATGTACGTACTTCAATTTTCGACGCTAAAGCCGGTATCGGCCTGAATGATAACTTCGTAAAAGTTGTTTCATGGTACGATAACGAGTGGGGTTATTCAAACAAACTGATTGACCTTGTTCAGGAAATTGGCAAATTATAA
- the pfkA gene encoding 6-phosphofructokinase: MRKISKIGVLTSGGDAPGMNPCIRAVVRTALYNGLEVVGIRQGYKGLIENDMYEMDKRSVSNILNLGGTILKTARCLPFKTDEGMEIAYQNAKARGIDALVVIGGDGTFTGALRFSRKYPDIAVMGVPGTIDNDLCGSTYTLGFDTATNTVIQAIDKIRDTADAHDRLFFIEVMGRDSGAIALRAGISCGAEAILLPERATAIDDLIVNLKEGHMNKKSSSIVIVAEGDKNGGVYDVAKAVQQEVKNYDIKVTILGHLQRGGAPSSFDRILGSRLGFAAVNALVAGESQKMVGLQANQIMMTDLEAALNQHEFKLEEDLLQMMDILSI; the protein is encoded by the coding sequence ATGCGTAAAATTTCAAAAATAGGGGTTTTAACTTCAGGTGGTGATGCCCCGGGAATGAACCCCTGTATCCGTGCCGTTGTGAGGACCGCACTGTATAACGGGCTGGAAGTTGTAGGTATAAGGCAGGGTTATAAAGGCCTTATCGAAAACGATATGTATGAAATGGATAAACGCTCGGTAAGTAACATCCTTAATTTGGGCGGCACCATTTTAAAAACCGCGCGTTGCCTGCCTTTCAAAACCGACGAAGGCATGGAGATAGCATACCAAAACGCCAAAGCCCGTGGTATCGATGCCCTTGTGGTTATTGGCGGTGATGGTACTTTTACCGGTGCCCTGCGCTTTTCACGTAAATATCCCGACATTGCAGTAATGGGCGTACCGGGTACAATTGATAATGACCTTTGCGGTTCAACCTATACCCTTGGTTTTGATACCGCTACCAATACAGTTATCCAGGCTATCGACAAAATCCGAGATACTGCCGATGCGCATGACCGCCTTTTCTTTATAGAGGTTATGGGCCGCGACTCGGGCGCTATTGCCTTGCGTGCAGGTATCTCATGCGGCGCCGAAGCTATTTTATTGCCCGAGCGTGCTACCGCAATTGATGATTTGATCGTAAACCTTAAAGAGGGCCACATGAACAAAAAATCATCGAGCATTGTAATTGTTGCCGAAGGTGACAAAAACGGCGGTGTTTATGATGTGGCAAAGGCTGTACAACAAGAAGTTAAAAATTACGATATAAAAGTTACTATCTTAGGCCACTTGCAACGGGGCGGTGCACCATCAAGCTTTGACCGTATTTTGGGCAGCAGGCTTGGCTTTGCAGCAGTTAATGCTTTGGTTGCCGGCGAATCACAAAAAATGGTAGGTTTGCAGGCCAACCAGATCATGATGACAGACCTGGAAGCAGCACTTAACCAGCATGAGTTTAAGCTTGAAGAAGACCTTTTACAAATGATGGATATATTATCGATATAG
- a CDS encoding NUDIX hydrolase, translated as MELMLPKFDSVFSIDCVIFGFEAGELKILLIERNEEPYKDWLALPGYIVEQDESIDDAAERILYELTGLRDLHMQQFHTFGEVNRHPQGRVITVAYYALIRINGQKELRPVTQYAKKAFWHPVSELPKLAFDHSEIFKTGFNKIKRRLHYQPIAFELLPEKFTLTQLQSLYEAVLDKKLDKRNFRKKMLSYGFLKELDEKQKGVSYRAAKLYKFDKRKYGKIFQGEMNLV; from the coding sequence TTGGAACTAATGTTACCCAAGTTTGATTCCGTATTCTCGATTGACTGCGTGATATTCGGCTTTGAAGCCGGCGAGCTTAAAATTTTGCTTATTGAGCGAAACGAGGAGCCATATAAAGACTGGCTTGCACTGCCCGGCTATATTGTTGAGCAGGACGAGAGTATTGACGATGCTGCCGAGCGGATCCTGTATGAACTTACAGGTTTACGTGATTTGCACATGCAGCAGTTTCATACTTTTGGCGAAGTGAACCGCCACCCCCAGGGCCGTGTTATTACGGTGGCTTACTATGCATTGATCCGCATAAACGGGCAAAAAGAATTGCGCCCGGTTACGCAATATGCTAAAAAAGCGTTCTGGCACCCGGTAAGCGAACTCCCTAAACTGGCGTTTGACCATAGCGAGATCTTTAAAACAGGATTCAATAAAATAAAGCGCCGGCTACACTACCAGCCGATAGCATTTGAGCTATTGCCCGAAAAATTTACGCTTACCCAACTGCAGTCGCTTTACGAGGCGGTTTTAGATAAGAAGCTTGATAAACGCAACTTCCGCAAAAAAATGCTGAGCTACGGCTTTTTGAAAGAGCTGGACGAGAAGCAGAAAGGGGTATCATACCGCGCCGCCAAGCTTTACAAGTTTGACAAACGTAAGTATGGTAAGATTTTTCAGGGAGAGATGAATTTGGTTTAG
- a CDS encoding N-acetylglucosamine kinase codes for MIIIADGGSTKTNWCLVTEEGKKVYFNTEGYNPYFSSTEYIIQSLNESLPTDLEKNQITEVNYYGAGCSTPEMRKIVEEAMKVVFAGAKVNIGHDLLAAARALLGNTEGFAAILGTGTNTCIYDGKEVIHNIDSGAYILGDEGSGCYIGKKLLTDYLRGYMPEPVRALFWETYKLTPDDINEQVYTQPRANRFCASFSKFVYDNNVHIEYSRNLVRTSFEDFFRNLVSHYPDYQKYTFNCIGSVGYNFRNVLEEVVTENGMVVGNIIRSPIDNLVKYHLELAPSSL; via the coding sequence ATGATCATAATTGCTGACGGTGGCTCAACCAAAACAAATTGGTGCCTGGTTACCGAAGAGGGAAAAAAAGTTTACTTTAATACCGAGGGTTATAACCCATACTTTTCAAGTACAGAGTATATTATACAATCACTGAACGAAAGCTTGCCTACCGATCTTGAAAAAAACCAGATCACAGAGGTAAATTACTACGGTGCCGGCTGTTCAACCCCCGAAATGCGTAAGATTGTAGAGGAAGCTATGAAAGTGGTTTTCGCCGGCGCAAAGGTTAATATCGGTCATGACCTGCTGGCAGCCGCCCGCGCTTTACTTGGTAACACCGAAGGCTTTGCTGCCATATTAGGTACCGGAACCAACACCTGCATTTATGATGGTAAGGAAGTGATACACAATATCGATTCAGGAGCATACATCCTGGGTGATGAAGGCAGTGGTTGCTACATCGGCAAAAAGCTGTTAACAGATTACCTGCGCGGCTACATGCCTGAACCTGTACGTGCCCTTTTCTGGGAAACCTACAAGCTTACTCCTGATGATATTAACGAGCAGGTATACACCCAGCCCCGTGCTAATCGTTTTTGTGCAAGCTTCAGCAAATTTGTTTACGATAACAACGTACACATCGAGTACTCACGCAACCTGGTGCGTACCTCGTTCGAGGATTTCTTCCGCAACCTGGTATCCCACTACCCTGATTATCAAAAATATACATTTAACTGCATCGGTTCGGTAGGTTATAACTTCCGTAACGTGCTGGAAGAAGTAGTTACTGAAAATGGTATGGTTGTTGGCAACATCATCCGCTCGCCTATAGATAACCTGGTGAAATACCACCTGGAATTGGCACCGAGCTCTTTGTAA
- a CDS encoding Nif3-like dinuclear metal center hexameric protein, with protein sequence MNSNLPPINHNPDRRKFISQLSALAGTAALLSTPFAVDAVTFTNPDEHMTVGQIIDLFMKQVPGAPFPNTVDTLKAGNRDIVVTGIVTTMFATIGIIEKAISLGANFIIAHEPTFYNHADETTWLANDDVFQYKKQLLDRHNIAVWRNHDTIHSLKPDGVGIGLLKQLDWVSYYKPETGNLLSIPSTTLSSLIDTLKKKLKIEKVRYIGNPSHSCQKVLLLPGAAGGRRQITEMSTKKPDVLICGEISEWETAEYVRDAQARGDKLSLIVLGHIASEEPGSEFMIEWLKQNVPGIKATHVHPGNSLSFM encoded by the coding sequence ATGAATTCAAACCTCCCCCCCATTAATCATAATCCCGATCGCCGTAAGTTCATTAGCCAGTTAAGTGCTTTAGCGGGTACTGCTGCGTTATTATCAACTCCGTTTGCTGTAGATGCTGTCACCTTTACTAACCCTGATGAACACATGACCGTAGGGCAAATCATCGATCTGTTTATGAAACAAGTGCCGGGCGCTCCCTTCCCTAATACGGTTGATACCTTAAAAGCAGGCAACCGCGATATTGTTGTTACCGGCATAGTTACCACCATGTTTGCAACCATTGGCATTATTGAAAAAGCAATCAGCTTAGGCGCTAATTTTATCATAGCACACGAGCCAACTTTTTATAACCATGCCGATGAAACCACCTGGCTGGCCAACGATGATGTATTTCAGTATAAAAAACAATTGCTTGACAGGCACAACATTGCCGTTTGGCGCAACCATGATACCATACACAGCCTTAAACCCGATGGCGTTGGCATTGGTTTGTTAAAGCAGCTTGATTGGGTAAGCTATTACAAACCCGAAACAGGGAACCTGTTAAGTATTCCATCCACCACATTAAGCTCCCTGATCGATACACTGAAAAAGAAACTAAAGATTGAAAAGGTACGCTACATAGGCAATCCATCGCACAGTTGCCAAAAGGTGTTGCTGTTGCCAGGAGCAGCCGGTGGTAGAAGGCAGATCACCGAAATGAGCACAAAGAAACCTGACGTACTGATCTGCGGTGAGATTTCGGAATGGGAAACTGCCGAATATGTGAGGGATGCACAAGCCAGGGGTGATAAACTTTCATTGATTGTATTGGGCCATATCGCCAGCGAAGAACCGGGGTCGGAGTTTATGATAGAATGGCTAAAGCAAAACGTACCCGGCATTAAAGCTACCCACGTTCATCCGGGCAATTCGCTGTCCTTCATGTAA
- a CDS encoding glycosyltransferase family 87 protein — translation MQKLAKLITNKPFVYSLWFGLSLFLVIKGVLTHQGFNNYTIFKYNFLNTIHQHNLYAYQPEHYYDLNHYGPVFSIIMAPFAILPDSIGVILWVLFNAFILFKAIQLLPLKKDQYVIVLLLCAHELMTASANVQSNPMIAALIILGFNFIKREQDFWAALMIALGAFIKLYGIVGLAFFFFSANKPKFVLSFIFWSAVLFVLPMTISSPAFIIQTYHDWYIDLVIKNSDNQQSYMQEICVTGFIRRAFHYQDLKNMYVIGPALLLFGLSYLRIGAYKVLEYQRLIVSSVLIFAVIFSSSAESSTYIIAFVGVAVWFMNLNRPVTGFEIFLLVLALLITSLSPSDLFPSFIRKQYIVPYKLKSIPCFLIWLKIIYETLTRSFVRKEESMQKPVMV, via the coding sequence GTGCAAAAACTTGCTAAGCTTATCACCAACAAACCTTTTGTTTATTCTTTATGGTTTGGCCTAAGTCTGTTTCTGGTAATTAAAGGTGTTTTAACCCACCAGGGGTTTAACAATTACACCATATTTAAATACAATTTTTTAAATACCATCCATCAGCATAACCTATACGCTTACCAGCCGGAGCACTATTACGACCTGAACCATTACGGGCCGGTATTTTCAATAATCATGGCGCCTTTTGCTATTTTGCCTGATAGTATAGGGGTTATTTTGTGGGTACTGTTTAACGCCTTCATTCTGTTTAAGGCTATCCAACTTTTACCGCTGAAAAAGGATCAGTACGTTATTGTGCTTTTGCTGTGCGCTCATGAGTTAATGACAGCATCAGCCAACGTACAGAGTAACCCAATGATAGCAGCATTGATCATATTAGGCTTTAATTTTATAAAACGCGAACAGGATTTTTGGGCAGCATTAATGATAGCACTCGGCGCATTTATAAAGCTTTACGGTATTGTTGGGTTGGCCTTCTTTTTCTTCTCTGCAAATAAGCCAAAGTTTGTGCTAAGCTTTATATTCTGGTCGGCAGTGTTGTTTGTGTTGCCGATGACTATTTCATCCCCCGCGTTTATTATACAAACTTATCACGACTGGTATATCGACCTGGTGATCAAAAATTCGGACAACCAGCAATCATACATGCAGGAAATTTGCGTTACTGGTTTTATACGGAGAGCATTTCATTACCAGGATCTTAAGAATATGTACGTAATAGGGCCGGCACTGTTGTTGTTTGGTTTGTCGTACCTGCGCATTGGGGCTTATAAGGTTTTGGAATACCAGCGCCTCATCGTTTCATCGGTATTGATCTTCGCGGTGATTTTCAGCAGCTCGGCCGAGTCATCAACTTATATTATTGCTTTTGTAGGAGTTGCCGTTTGGTTTATGAATTTGAACCGCCCGGTAACCGGCTTTGAGATTTTTCTGCTGGTTTTAGCATTGCTGATTACAAGTCTGTCCCCTTCCGATCTTTTTCCGTCCTTTATCCGCAAACAATATATCGTTCCTTATAAATTGAAATCGATACCATGCTTTTTGATATGGCTTAAAATAATTTACGAAACACTCACCAGAAGTTTTGTCAGGAAAGAGGAAAGTATGCAGAAGCCGGTCATGGTTTAA
- a CDS encoding glycosyltransferase family 2 protein → MTYLADKKISIVIPSHNEEKNIGYLIEQLRETLSPTGYAYELIFVDDGSRDNTLNELKINAELHPNVFYVELSRNFGKDYALKAGIAMVQGDAVITMDADLQHPPQLILKMLNLWENGYDIVYTYREGENPHGKGYQKVTSKLFYKGLNMLSDIKMENGTADFRLIDEKVVKQLKLIDEYEIFFRGIIKWAGYKQVGIPYVPSKRHTGEASYSFSKLVKLAVGSIVAFSARPLYIVSLIGLFFSSLAILYIPYVLVSYFLGYAVSGWASIVATIAFFGGLQLLVMSVIGVYVGKIFMQSKHRPHYIIRSSNVVIVNNDFIRV, encoded by the coding sequence ATGACATACCTTGCTGATAAAAAGATCTCTATTGTTATACCCTCCCATAACGAAGAAAAAAACATCGGTTATTTAATTGAGCAACTTCGTGAAACACTTTCGCCAACAGGGTATGCTTATGAGCTGATCTTTGTTGATGATGGGAGCCGTGATAATACCTTAAATGAATTAAAGATCAATGCCGAGTTGCATCCCAATGTATTTTATGTAGAGCTTTCGCGTAACTTTGGTAAAGATTATGCCCTTAAGGCCGGTATTGCAATGGTTCAGGGCGATGCTGTAATAACTATGGATGCCGATTTGCAGCACCCGCCGCAACTGATCCTGAAGATGTTAAACCTTTGGGAAAATGGCTATGATATTGTTTACACCTATCGCGAAGGCGAAAACCCTCATGGCAAAGGTTATCAGAAAGTTACCTCAAAATTGTTTTACAAAGGCCTTAACATGCTTTCGGATATCAAGATGGAAAATGGCACCGCCGATTTCAGGTTGATTGATGAAAAAGTTGTAAAACAGCTTAAGCTGATTGATGAGTACGAGATTTTTTTCAGGGGGATAATTAAATGGGCAGGATATAAACAGGTTGGCATTCCTTATGTGCCATCAAAACGACATACAGGTGAGGCAAGTTATTCTTTTTCAAAGCTGGTTAAGCTTGCTGTAGGCAGTATCGTAGCCTTCAGCGCAAGGCCGCTTTACATCGTATCGTTAATTGGTTTATTCTTTTCGTCGCTGGCTATTTTGTATATTCCTTATGTGTTGGTAAGTTATTTTTTGGGTTACGCGGTTTCGGGATGGGCGTCGATTGTTGCTACCATAGCCTTTTTTGGTGGCCTTCAGTTACTTGTAATGAGTGTTATTGGAGTGTATGTTGGCAAAATATTTATGCAGTCTAAACATCGCCCGCATTATATCATCCGGTCGTCAAACGTTGTTATTGTAAATAATGATTTTATTAGGGTTTGA
- a CDS encoding polysaccharide deacetylase family protein, with translation MILLGFDVEEFDMPFEYGKSISFDEQLDISTKGTNTILGLLRQKNIKATFFCTANYAINKPDIIKQMVTEGHEVASHGYYHSDFKVEHLRQSKLALENISGTKVTGFRMARMMPVDEAEIAKAGYKYNSSINPTWLPGRYNNFDKPRTWFYDHGVLQIPASVSPLIRFPLFWLSFHNLPLSLLKRMASATLKKDGYLNLYFHPWEFTDLHDKEKFGFPGYVSKNSGDAFAHRIGAFIDWATGKGYTFGQTDGFCENIKNKNNQEPVLH, from the coding sequence ATGATTTTATTAGGGTTTGATGTTGAGGAGTTTGATATGCCGTTTGAGTACGGTAAATCAATATCATTTGATGAACAGCTTGATATTTCAACAAAGGGTACCAATACTATACTTGGTTTACTGAGGCAGAAAAATATAAAAGCTACTTTCTTTTGTACGGCCAATTATGCCATCAATAAGCCTGATATCATCAAACAGATGGTAACCGAAGGGCATGAAGTAGCCTCGCACGGGTATTATCATTCTGATTTTAAGGTTGAGCATTTAAGGCAGTCAAAGCTGGCTTTGGAGAATATTTCCGGAACTAAAGTAACAGGCTTTCGGATGGCCCGGATGATGCCGGTGGATGAGGCTGAGATTGCGAAAGCCGGTTATAAATATAATTCATCCATAAACCCAACCTGGCTTCCCGGACGGTATAACAATTTTGATAAACCACGTACCTGGTTTTATGACCATGGTGTGCTACAGATTCCGGCTTCGGTTTCGCCATTGATACGTTTCCCGCTTTTTTGGTTAAGCTTCCATAATTTGCCGCTATCTTTGTTAAAACGTATGGCTTCGGCAACGCTTAAAAAGGACGGTTATCTGAACCTTTATTTTCACCCCTGGGAATTTACCGACCTGCACGATAAAGAAAAATTCGGTTTCCCGGGTTATGTTTCAAAAAATTCGGGCGATGCTTTTGCCCACAGGATAGGTGCTTTTATTGATTGGGCAACGGGCAAAGGTTACACCTTTGGACAGACGGACGGATTTTGTGAAAACATCAAAAACAAAAATAACCAGGAGCCGGTATTACATTAA